In Synechococcus sp. Nb3U1, one DNA window encodes the following:
- a CDS encoding YcjF family protein: MVLSRSTWVWLLSGLGLAALSQYMQWVGGIYGAVAPYSVPLADLAVFGILGGTVAAGLSARNWWQQAHQPQNAPAQGHKPLRRVKLTPDQVQSDLEDADRLIQKLQDDISRRALRAKIQEIDQRLSQQELHLVVFGTSSAGKTSLINALMGQPVGETAPTLGTTRQGSVHTYQLAGLSSPISLTDTPGLLAIGGAGEAEARLLAQKADLLILVVAGDLLASEYAELIELAQLGKQAILALNKTDQMLPEDVETILAHLRQRTAAVIPPEQVVAIAADPEPLKVRYCFEDGSLQETWEPQSPDTANLIHEIAHLLQQKGSHLRLANALLQTQNLAEAAQTALQEERTQRGRQIVERMQWATAAALAVTPMPALDVVAGVAIQARMIGELHQVFDRRITLKRAQQAAQSLAQILVQLGGMELATQALGSFLKASPLALMGIPLQAVSGAYLTRVAGLSYLEWLRSGDPWQEEILQERVKQQLHNHRPLAFLTQLARQARSS, translated from the coding sequence ATGGTGTTGTCGCGCTCTACTTGGGTGTGGTTGTTGTCTGGGTTGGGTTTAGCGGCCCTAAGTCAATACATGCAATGGGTGGGGGGTATCTACGGCGCGGTTGCTCCCTATTCTGTCCCCTTAGCGGATCTGGCGGTGTTTGGGATCCTCGGTGGGACGGTAGCAGCGGGGCTTTCGGCACGAAATTGGTGGCAACAGGCTCACCAGCCGCAAAACGCTCCAGCCCAAGGGCACAAACCGCTGCGGCGGGTCAAACTCACACCGGATCAGGTGCAATCAGATCTTGAGGATGCCGACCGCTTGATCCAAAAGCTGCAGGACGACATCAGCCGCCGTGCCCTGCGGGCCAAAATTCAGGAAATCGATCAGCGGCTTAGCCAGCAGGAGCTGCACCTGGTGGTGTTCGGCACCAGCTCTGCTGGAAAAACCTCTTTAATCAACGCCTTGATGGGGCAGCCGGTGGGCGAAACGGCCCCCACTTTGGGTACCACCCGGCAGGGATCCGTCCATACCTATCAACTGGCGGGTTTGAGTAGCCCCATTTCCCTCACCGATACCCCAGGATTGCTGGCCATCGGCGGCGCGGGGGAAGCGGAGGCGCGGTTGTTGGCCCAGAAGGCAGATCTCCTGATTTTGGTGGTGGCGGGGGATCTGCTGGCTTCGGAATATGCAGAGCTGATCGAGCTGGCTCAACTGGGCAAGCAGGCGATTTTGGCCCTGAACAAGACGGATCAAATGCTGCCGGAAGATGTGGAAACGATCCTGGCTCACCTACGCCAACGCACCGCAGCGGTCATCCCTCCCGAACAGGTGGTAGCCATTGCCGCCGATCCCGAACCTTTGAAGGTGCGCTATTGCTTTGAGGATGGATCCCTGCAGGAAACCTGGGAACCGCAATCGCCTGACACCGCTAACCTCATTCACGAAATAGCCCATCTGCTGCAACAAAAGGGATCCCATCTGCGCCTGGCCAACGCTCTGCTGCAAACCCAAAATTTGGCCGAAGCGGCCCAAACTGCCCTACAAGAGGAGCGCACCCAACGAGGACGGCAGATCGTCGAACGGATGCAATGGGCCACCGCAGCCGCTTTGGCGGTGACTCCCATGCCGGCGTTGGATGTGGTGGCAGGAGTAGCCATTCAAGCACGTATGATTGGGGAGCTGCATCAGGTGTTTGATCGGCGCATTACCCTAAAGCGGGCCCAGCAAGCAGCCCAAAGCTTGGCGCAAATTTTGGTGCAGTTAGGTGGAATGGAGTTGGCCACACAAGCGTTGGGATCCTTCCTCAAGGCCAGCCCGCTCGCGCTGATGGGGATCCCGCTGCAGGCGGTGAGTGGGGCTTATCTGACACGGGTGGCTGGCCTGAGTTACCTGGAATGGCTGCGGTCTGGGGATCCCTGGCAAGAGGAGATCCTGCAAGAGCGCGTCAAACAGCAACTCCACAACCACCGCCCCCTGGCCTTTCTCACCCAACTGGCTCGCCAAGCCCGCTCTAGCTAG
- a CDS encoding isochorismate synthase has product MAACQQMARARGIPQILSLSRSFSGLDPLVVLAQTLGPNRRSGPEDPSYCYLSHRARHGTVRVLGLGSLRRVYLLGEGRFQASQAFLEELQPHLHAEAVGWGSLALPSGSGQERPLCFSRFSFNPVRASASVAQHTCGPAALLVLPEWQIWQEQEPTGSVAEGARTVVRLNLEVMPESDLAVLGTRIHHCFAHMSRLSQQQLPRWELQTPLQVEVNRQGLLARIDKALQAIRSGSLEKVVLAEAVDLPLATPPPIPTLLAYLEQRYADCSVFAFAEGIGRREAWALETSGQGQPAPFPERVFLGASPERLLSVWQGQIQIDALAGSVARGETVSQDQALAQQLLESPKDRQEHQLVVRSVGEALRQVGLKPRIPSQPRLLRLANIQHLQTLIQAEMPPDLHLFDLLAQLHPTAAVGGYPKQAAVDWIEAAEPFDRSGYAAPLGWVDLQGNGEFVVAIRSALIRGDRARLYAGAGIVADSCPEQEVAEIRLKLQSLAQALAIK; this is encoded by the coding sequence TTGGCAGCCTGCCAACAGATGGCGCGGGCGCGGGGCATTCCCCAGATTCTCAGTCTGTCCCGTTCCTTCTCAGGGCTGGATCCTTTGGTGGTGCTGGCACAAACCCTCGGCCCCAACAGGCGGAGTGGACCGGAGGATCCGAGCTACTGCTATCTCTCCCACAGGGCCCGCCACGGTACCGTTAGGGTGCTCGGCCTGGGATCCCTGCGGCGGGTTTATCTATTGGGAGAAGGGCGCTTTCAAGCATCACAGGCTTTTTTGGAGGAGTTACAACCCCATTTGCACGCCGAAGCAGTGGGTTGGGGATCCCTAGCTTTGCCCTCGGGAAGTGGACAGGAACGGCCTTTGTGCTTTAGCCGCTTTAGCTTCAACCCCGTTCGCGCCAGCGCGTCTGTGGCTCAGCACACCTGTGGCCCAGCCGCCCTGCTGGTGTTGCCGGAATGGCAGATCTGGCAGGAGCAGGAGCCAACTGGCTCTGTTGCAGAAGGAGCCCGGACGGTAGTGCGGTTAAACCTGGAGGTTATGCCCGAGAGCGATTTGGCTGTCTTGGGCACTCGCATCCACCACTGTTTTGCCCACATGTCGCGGTTGTCTCAACAACAGTTGCCCCGCTGGGAATTGCAAACGCCTCTACAGGTGGAGGTCAATAGACAGGGACTTCTGGCCCGCATTGACAAGGCTTTGCAGGCAATCCGATCTGGATCCCTGGAGAAGGTGGTACTGGCGGAAGCCGTCGATCTGCCTTTGGCCACCCCCCCCCCGATCCCGACTTTGTTGGCCTACCTGGAACAGCGCTATGCCGATTGCAGCGTGTTTGCTTTTGCAGAGGGAATTGGCCGCAGGGAAGCTTGGGCTTTAGAAACATCCGGTCAGGGGCAGCCTGCCCCTTTTCCAGAGCGAGTCTTTTTGGGAGCAAGCCCAGAACGATTGCTCTCTGTCTGGCAAGGGCAAATCCAGATCGATGCCTTGGCCGGGTCTGTGGCACGGGGGGAAACCGTCAGCCAGGATCAAGCCTTAGCTCAGCAGTTACTTGAGAGTCCTAAAGACCGTCAGGAACATCAGTTGGTGGTGCGATCGGTGGGAGAAGCCCTGCGCCAAGTGGGGTTAAAGCCGCGCATTCCCTCCCAGCCTCGTCTGTTGCGGTTGGCCAATATCCAGCACCTACAAACCCTGATCCAGGCCGAAATGCCACCTGATCTCCATCTTTTTGACCTGTTGGCCCAGTTGCATCCAACAGCCGCTGTCGGAGGCTACCCCAAGCAGGCGGCAGTGGATTGGATCGAAGCAGCAGAACCCTTTGACCGCTCCGGCTATGCAGCACCCTTGGGTTGGGTAGATTTACAGGGGAATGGGGAGTTTGTGGTGGCGATCCGCTCGGCGCTCATTCGTGGGGATCGGGCCCGTTTGTACGCGGGTGCAGGCATCGTGGCGGATTCTTGTCCGGAGCAGGAGGTAGCCGAGATTCGCCTGAAGTTGCAATCCCTGGCACAAGCCTTGGCCATCAAATGA
- a CDS encoding response regulator, whose protein sequence is MVKKILGIHDGGDGWPLIHVSLKASGFEVGVTDDLRMSLEMAVLCHPDLILLDLDLSDLAGWKLLQQLKTNPSTAAIPVVGLSEYPISLRDRAYGEGCVACEFKLEAPPILLDRLRPWLGEEPLPLHPSAGSPAPEPVLGLPELKEPAQGTVLVVDDDPAARRILSRYLKSRGYQAIEASSGPEALEIVAQQPIDLVVLDIMMPQMNGLEVLHLLRLKHSTGRLPVIMASAMDDRDGIVGAFDLGANDYITKPINFDIALARIQSQLAVASQLGLLPSQTPKLLGGHYQIERPLGCGGFGCTYLVRDQHRPGKPLCVLKQLNPTTVSGEAGSPLSAWQGLETLSAALLGFQQEAEMLERVGSHPHLPQLLAYFEQDQQHYLVQQFMPGSPLDRLQAQGSRWTAPQAIHFLRQMLNILSYLHQDGIIHRDIKPANILQAGDPDQVTYNLVDFGAAVSRGDQPIYSMFIGTDGYASPEQYEGQPRPNSDLYALGQVTLEMLTGQAPSGQSSCQVYPLPPTLWHILKKMTEADPNRRYASCEAVLQDLDLIEAEHEPEKAASAQDRLLTPLALPDQLRKVKQTAGSAWPTHFRDESAGMS, encoded by the coding sequence ATGGTGAAAAAAATCTTAGGAATCCACGATGGCGGCGATGGATGGCCATTGATTCACGTCAGCCTGAAGGCCAGTGGGTTTGAGGTTGGAGTTACCGACGATCTGCGTATGAGCTTGGAAATGGCAGTACTCTGCCATCCCGATTTGATTCTGTTGGATCTAGATCTCAGTGATCTGGCTGGCTGGAAGCTCCTACAGCAACTCAAGACCAACCCCAGCACAGCCGCAATTCCCGTGGTGGGCTTGTCGGAATATCCGATTAGCTTGCGGGATCGGGCCTATGGGGAAGGGTGTGTTGCCTGCGAGTTTAAGCTGGAAGCCCCCCCCATTCTGCTGGATCGCCTGCGCCCTTGGTTGGGTGAAGAACCTCTCCCTCTGCACCCTTCAGCAGGGAGCCCGGCACCTGAACCTGTTCTGGGTTTGCCGGAGTTGAAAGAGCCGGCTCAAGGCACTGTGCTGGTGGTGGATGATGACCCTGCCGCTCGACGCATTCTCTCCCGTTACCTAAAAAGCCGGGGTTACCAGGCAATTGAGGCCAGCAGTGGCCCAGAGGCTCTGGAGATCGTTGCCCAGCAGCCGATTGACCTGGTGGTGCTAGACATCATGATGCCGCAGATGAATGGACTCGAGGTGTTGCACCTGCTGCGTTTGAAGCATTCCACCGGACGCTTGCCCGTGATTATGGCCTCGGCGATGGATGACCGTGATGGCATTGTCGGCGCATTTGACTTGGGTGCCAACGACTATATCACCAAGCCGATCAACTTCGATATTGCCCTGGCTCGCATTCAGTCGCAGCTAGCCGTGGCCTCGCAACTGGGCCTCTTGCCCAGCCAAACTCCAAAATTGTTGGGAGGACACTACCAAATTGAGCGTCCCCTTGGATGCGGAGGATTTGGCTGTACCTATTTGGTGCGGGATCAACATCGCCCTGGAAAGCCCCTGTGTGTCTTGAAGCAACTCAACCCAACAACGGTATCCGGCGAAGCGGGATCCCCCCTTTCGGCGTGGCAGGGACTGGAAACGCTCTCAGCCGCTCTACTGGGCTTTCAACAGGAAGCAGAAATGCTGGAACGAGTGGGATCCCATCCCCACCTACCGCAACTATTGGCCTACTTTGAACAAGACCAACAACACTACTTGGTGCAACAGTTTATGCCCGGATCCCCTCTAGATAGGCTGCAGGCTCAGGGATCCCGGTGGACTGCGCCACAGGCAATCCACTTTTTGCGGCAGATGCTCAACATCCTCAGTTATCTCCACCAAGACGGGATCATCCATCGAGATATTAAACCCGCCAACATCTTGCAGGCAGGGGATCCTGACCAGGTCACCTACAATCTGGTGGACTTCGGAGCCGCCGTCTCTAGGGGTGATCAACCCATCTACTCCATGTTTATCGGCACCGATGGCTATGCCTCACCCGAGCAATACGAAGGCCAACCCCGTCCCAACAGCGATCTCTATGCTCTCGGCCAAGTGACGCTGGAAATGCTGACAGGGCAAGCTCCCTCTGGTCAATCCTCGTGTCAGGTGTACCCTTTGCCCCCCACCCTCTGGCACATCCTGAAAAAGATGACCGAGGCGGATCCCAACCGGCGCTATGCCTCCTGTGAGGCGGTACTGCAGGATCTCGATCTCATCGAGGCCGAGCATGAGCCTGAGAAAGCAGCATCTGCACAAGACAGGCTCCTCACCCCGCTTGCATTACCTGATCAGTTAAGAAAAGTTAAGCAAACTGCAGGCTCAGCCTGGCCCACGCACTTTCGAGATGAGTCAGCCGGGATGAGTTAG
- a CDS encoding PRC-barrel domain-containing protein: MTTGKESVALVRSEVRRRSQVLGTQVISQGNAARLGVVSEVWADLEAKQVLVLGVLEKAFASSPRLLELRQVTALGQDALLVPSDEVFDNLDLDGLSRVVGSEVVTEEGIRLGKVKDFEFNSVSGLITGLVLSNLGLTFLPGFILSTYLLSTDEIVSIGGDRLIVEDGAETRLTQLARGVLETLGVGKPPWEVRSGPTPALPSAVDSPVVEEDYDEEYDEEYEAEEEDIYAQDEPEPEPVRPRRPEPAPEQPEWEQEYAEEDAPPEPTSESPATDAWEDKPEEPQT, encoded by the coding sequence ATGACGACTGGGAAAGAATCTGTTGCGCTGGTGCGATCAGAGGTTCGTCGGCGGTCACAGGTTCTGGGAACACAGGTGATCAGCCAGGGGAATGCCGCCCGGCTCGGCGTAGTCAGCGAAGTCTGGGCTGATTTGGAAGCCAAGCAGGTATTGGTGTTGGGGGTATTGGAAAAAGCCTTTGCCAGCTCTCCCCGCCTGCTGGAACTGCGGCAAGTGACGGCTTTGGGCCAGGATGCGCTGCTCGTACCCAGTGATGAAGTCTTCGACAATTTGGATTTAGACGGGCTTAGCCGCGTAGTCGGTAGTGAAGTGGTGACCGAAGAAGGGATTCGCCTCGGCAAAGTCAAGGATTTTGAATTTAACTCCGTTTCTGGTCTGATTACGGGTTTGGTGCTCTCTAATCTCGGCCTGACCTTTTTGCCCGGATTCATTCTCAGCACCTATCTCCTTTCAACTGATGAGATTGTTTCTATCGGCGGGGATCGCCTGATTGTTGAAGATGGGGCAGAAACCCGCCTCACTCAACTGGCCAGAGGTGTTCTGGAAACTCTCGGGGTTGGCAAACCTCCTTGGGAAGTTAGATCTGGCCCTACCCCGGCTCTCCCCAGTGCTGTCGATAGCCCCGTTGTGGAGGAAGATTACGACGAAGAATATGACGAGGAGTACGAAGCCGAAGAAGAGGACATCTACGCACAAGACGAGCCAGAACCCGAACCTGTGCGCCCACGTCGGCCTGAACCTGCACCCGAGCAGCCGGAATGGGAGCAAGAGTACGCCGAAGAAGATGCCCCGCCAGAGCCAACCTCTGAATCTCCTGCTACAGATGCCTGGGAAGACAAGCCCGAGGAGCCACAGACTTAA